The Halomonas sp. THAF5a genome segment GCACCCGCGACGCCCTGAAGCTCGATCGCGCCCGGGTCCAGATCGGGCGCATCTCGCGCTTCGGCCTGATGGAGATGTCCCGCCAGCGCCTGCGCCCGTCCCTGGGTGAGACCAGCGGCGTGGTCTGCCCGCGCTGCGACGGCCAGGGCACCATCCGCGACGTGCGCTCCCTCTCGCTCTCCATCATGCGCCTGATCGAGGAAGAGGCCATGAAGGAGCGCAGCGCCCAGATCCGCGCCATCCTGCCGGTGCCGGTGGCCACCTACCTGCTCAACGAGAAGCGCAGCGTGCTGGCCGAGATCGAGCGCCGCCAGGACGTGCGCGTGGTGATGCTGCCCAACCCCGACATGGACACGCCCCACTACGACGTCCAGCGCCTGCGCGACGACCACGTCGACGAGGAAGGCACCGCCAACCTCTCCAGCTTCGAGCTCTCCACCGACACCGAGGTGGGCAAGGAGCCGGAGGCCGCCTTCGGCAAGCCGGTCCAGCGCGCCGAGGCCGCAGTCAAGACGGTGATCCACCACGAGCCCGCCCCCGCCTCCTTGCAGAAGGAGGAGGCCCAGGCGCCGGCCGCCAAGGCCCCGACCGCCGACAAGCCCAGCGCGGCTAAGGCCTCCGGTGCCAAGGCACCAACCGCCAAGGCGCCGACCGCGAAGCCGGCCGCCGAGCCCGAGGGCGGCGTCCTCGGCCGCCTGGTCAAGGGGCTGGCCAAGCTGCTCGGCGGCGAGGAGACCCCCGCCGGCCAGGAGAAGGCACCCGCCGCTCGCCGCAGCGAGTCGACGGAAGCCGGCGACCAGGCGGCGCGCAAGCCCGCCGCCCGTGACGACGACCGCGGCGGCCGCCAGCGTCGTCAGCGCAACGACCAGCGTCGCGGCACCCCGCGCCAGGACGGCGGGCGCGACGAGGGCAAGGCCAGCGGCGCCGAAGGGCGTGACAATCGCGGCAACCGCGGCGGCCGTGGGCGCGGCCGCCAGGACGACAACCGCCAGGCCCCGCGCCAGCAGGACGCGCCCAAGGCGCGTGACGACAAGCCTCGCGATGAGAAGCTCCGCGAGGAGGCGCGCCGCCAGAAGCCGAGCGACAAGCCCGCCGAGAAGGCTGCCGAGAAGCCGAGCGACAAGCGTGCGGACAAGCCGGCGGCCAGCGAGCCGGTGGATGATGGCAAGCCGAAGCGGACACGCAACAACCCGCGTAACCGCACGCGCAAGCACGCCATCAACCCCAAGGCCGAGGCCGAGCAGCAGCGCCTGCAGGCCGAAGCCGCCGAGGCGCCCAAGGATGCCCCGGTAGCGGCCGAGGCCAATGCTGAGCCGAAGCCGGCCGAGACCAAGCCCGAACCGAAGGCCGAGCAGAAGCCGGCCGAGGCCAAGTCGGAGCCGAAGGCCGAGCAAAAGCCCGCCGAGGCCAAGTCCGAGCCGAAGGCCGAGCAGAAACCCGCCGCCGAGGCCAAGTCGGAGCCGAAGGCCGAGCAGAAACCCGCCGCCGAGGCCAAGTCGGAGCCGAAGGCCGAGCAGAAGCCCGCCGAGGCCAAGTCCGAGCCGAAGGCCGAGCAGAAACCCGCCGCCGAGGCCAAGTCCGAGCCGAAGGCCGAGCAGAAGCCCGCCGAGGCCAAGTCCGAGCCGAAGGCCGAGCAGAAGCCCGCCGAGGCCAAGTCCGAGCCGAAGGCCGAGCCGAAAGCCGAGCAGAAGCCGGCCGAGGCCAAGCCGGAACCGAAGGCCGAGCAGCAGCCCGCCGAGGCCAAGCCCGAGCCGAAGGCCGAGCAGAAGCCCGCCGAGGCCAAGTCCGAGCCGAAGGCCGAGCAGAAGTCGGCCGAGGCCAAGCCGGAGCCCAAGGCCGAGGAAAAAGCCGAGCAGAAGCCCGCCGAGGCCAAGCCGGAGCCCAAGGCCGAGGAAAAAGCCGAGCAGAAGCCCGCCGAGGTTAAGCCCGAACCGAAAGCCGAGCCGAAGGCCGAGCAGAAGGCCGCCGAGGCCAAGCCGGAACCGAAGGCCGAGCAGAAGCCGGCCGAGGCCAAGCCCGAGCAGAAGCCCGCCGAAGCCAAGCCGGAGCAGAAGCCGGCCGAGGAAAAGGCCGAGTCTGAGCCTCAGCCCGCCGCCAAGGCCTCTCGCCGCCGGGGGCGTCGCGCGCACAACGATCCGCGCGAGATCCGCCGCCGCGAGCAGGAGGCCAAGGCCCAGGACGGCCAGCAGGGCTGATCCCCGCCCCGCTCCAACGACAACGCCCGCAGCCATGGCTGCGGGCGTTGTCGTTTAGGGAGAGCCGATCGGCTCGACGGGGAAGTGAACTCGCCTGGCGCTATCCGGCGCGACGCGGCTCGCGCTCGAGGACGACGCCGAAGCGCTCCCGCACCCGGGCGGCTACCTCGCCGGCGAAGCCGAGCAGCTCCTCGGTGCTGCCCCCGCCGAAGTGCACCAGTACCAGGGCCTGGCGGTCATGCACGCCGAAGTGGCCCCGGCGCCAGCCCTTCAGCCCGCAGCGATCGATCAGCCAGCCGGCGGCGAGCTTGACGCGCCCATCGGGCTGGGGAAAGTGCGGCAGGTCGGGATGCTCGGCCAGCAGCCGGCGGGCGTGCTCGCCGTCGACCAGCGGGTTCTTGAAGAAGCTGCCGGCGTTGCCGAGGGTCGCGGGATCGGGGAGCTTCTCGCGGCGGATCGCACAGACCGCCTCGGCCACCTCGAGGGCCGTCGGTGCGGGATCGAGCCGGCCGGCGAGGTCGCCATAGCCCAGCCGCGGACGCGGCTCGGTCGACACGCGCAGCACCAGCCGGGTAATCACCATGCGCCCCGACAGCGCGCCCTTGAAGACGCTGTCCCGGTAGCCGAAGGCGCAGTCGGACGCAGACAGCACGGCCTCCCGGCCGTCATCGAGATATACCAGGTGGACCGCCTCGAGCAGGTCGCCGAGCTCGACGCCGTAGGCGCCGATGTTCTGGATCGGCGCCGCCCCGCAGTGGCCGGGGATCAACGCCAGGTTCTCGGCGCCCCAGAGCCCCCGCTTCGCCAGGGCCATCACCAGGGCGTGCCACTCCACCGCCGCCTCGGCGTGCACGCGGATGCCGTCATCGCGCTCCTCGAGCCACCACTGCGCCATGGCCGGCTGGAGCACCAGCCCCGGCAACCGCGCCGGCAGGATCAGGTTGCTGCCGCCGCCGAGCACCGTCAGCGGCCAGTCGTGCCGCCGCGCCAGGGCCAGCGCCTCGCGCAGCGCGTCGAGGGTCGCCGGCGCCGCGTAGCGCTCGGCAACGCAGGGCAGCCCGAGGGTGTTGGCGTCGGTCAGGGGGTGATCGGCGTGGAGCATCAGGCTCAAGGCGTGGCCTCCAGGCGCGCGGCGATCTCGGCCACGAGCCCCCGGGAGGCCTCCTCGATCAGATCCAGCACCGTCTCGAAACCGCCCTCGTCACCGAAGTAGGGATCGGGCACGGCGCGCTCGGGCCAGCCGGCGTAGGCGAGGAAGAGGCCGACGACCGCCTCGCTGGACGCCGGCCGCTGGGCCTCGATGGCGGCGAGGTTGTCGTGGTCCATGGCGAGCACATAGTCGAAGCGCGCGAAGTCCTCGGCGGCGAGTTGCCGCGCCCGCAGCGCGGAGAGGTCGATCCCGCGGCGCAGGGCGGCCTCCCGGGCGCGGGCGTCCGGCGCCTTGCCCACGTGCCAGGGGCCGATGCCGCAGGAGTCGACCTCGACCCGCGCGGCGAGGCCGGCCCGCTCGAGATGGGCGCGGAAGACCCCCTCCGCGGTGGGCGAGCGGCAGATGTTGCCCAGGCAGACGAAGAGCACGCGCATCAGGCATCTCCCTCGCGGTCCTGGCCCTCGAGCAGCGCGCGGACCCGCGCGAGATCGGCCTCGGTGTCGACGCCGGCCGGATGGGGGACCCGGGCCAGGGCGACCTGGATGGCATGGCCGTGGTGGAGGGCGCGCAGCTGCTCGAGCTGTTCGAGTTGCTCCAGGGGCGACGGCGGCCAGTCGCGGTAGTCGGCGAGAAAGCCCGCCCGATAGGCGTAGAGGCCGATGTGGCGCAGCCAGGCGTCGGTCTCGAGCCGCTCGGGACGCCGGGCGAAGGCGTCGCGATCCCAGGGGATGGGCGCCCGGGAGAAGTAGAGCGCCCGCCCGGAGAGGGCGCGCACCACCTTCACCGCGTTGGGGTTGAAGAGCGTCTCGACATCGCTGATCGGCTCGGCCAGGGTGGCGATGGAGGCCTCGGGATCGTCGAACAGCCGGTCGGCGACCTGGTCGATCAGCGCCGGCGGGATCAGCGGCTCGTCGCCCTGCACGTTGACCAGCACGGCATCGTCGGCGAGCCCCAGGCGCTCGGCCACCTCCGCCAGGCGATCGGTCCCGGAGGGGTGGTCGTCACGGGTCATCACCACCTCGGCGCCGAGGGGCGCGAGGGCCTCGCGGATGCGCGCGTCATCGGTGGCCACCACCACCCGCGCCGCGCGACTCGCGCCGGCGCGCCGCCAGACATGCGCCACCATGGGCTCCCCGGCGATCTCCGCCAGCGGCTTGCCGGGCAGGCGCGAGGAGGCGTGACGGGCGGGAATCACCGCGATGAAGGCGTCGTCACCGCTCATCACGCCTCCCCCGTGCGTCCCGGCGAGTCGTGCAGCGTCTCGTCGACGCTCATGGCCCGCGCCTCCTCGGGCAGCATTACCGGGATGCCGTCGCGGATCGGGTAGGCGAGCCCGTCGAAGCGGCACTCGAGCTCGAGGGCCTCGCGATGGTACCTAAGCTTGCCCTTGCACAGCGGGCAGACCAGCATTGCCAGCAGTTCCTTGTCCATGACTTCCCCCTCGTGGTGATTCAGGTCGACGTCCGGGTCTCGCCGGGCGACGGATGAGATGATGACAGGCCGTCCAGCCGCCGCGCCAGCCAGTCGACGAAGCCGGCATCGGGGCGCGCTTCCACCTCGAGCACCCAGCTCTCGTCGGGCGCCAGCCCCCGGCACTTCACCGCGTCCTTGGCGGTCATCACCAGCGGCCGGTCGTCGCCGAAGGCCAGCTCCTCGGCCGTGTAGCGGTGATGGTCCGCGAAGGCGTGGGGGATCGCCTCGACCCCCTGCTCCGCCAGGGTCGCGAAGAAGCGCGGCGGATGGCCGATCCCGGCGATGGCATGCACGGGCCCCGCGAAGGGCCGGGGCGAGAGCGGGAAGCGCCGGCCATCGCCCAGGCGGCGCCAGGCGGCGGGCTCCAGGGCCATGCGGTGGGCCCCCGCGGGCGGCGCGACGATGGGCGCGCCGTTGATCACCACCGCATCCACGCGCTCGAGCCGCGAAGCAGGCTCGCGCAGCGGGCCCGCCGGCAGGCAGCGGCCGTTGCCGAGGCCGCGGCGGCCGTCCACCACCACCAGCTCCAGGTCGCGGCCCAGCGCCAGGTGCTGCAAGCCGTCGTCGCCGATCAGGATATCGCAGCCCGCCTCGAGCAGGCGCCGCGCCCCGCGCGGCCGGTCCGGGTCCACCACCACCGGCAGGCCGGTCTGATCGGCCAGCATGCGCGGCTCGTCGCCGCAGGCGGCGACCGGCGTCTGCGCGTCGACCAGCAGCGGATAGCGGTCGCTATGGCCACCATAGCCCCGGGAGAGGATGCCCGGCGTCCAGCCCCGCTCGGCCAGGTGACGCCCCAGCCAGGCGACCAGCGGCGACTTGCCGGTGCCGCCCAGGGTGACGTTGCCGACCACGATCACCGGCACCGGGGCCCGCCATATCGGTCTGCGCCCCGAGGCGTAGGCCGCGGCGCGACGGCGCACCGCCAGGCGGTAGAGCGCCTCCAGGGGGCGCAGGACGCCCAGCCAGGCGTCGCCACGATAGGCCGCCGTCAGCCAGCGCTCGCCGAGGCCGCTCATGCCGGCTCGGACTCCTGGAACTGCAGCCGGTGCAACGCCGCGTAGGCGCCGTCGCGGGCCAGCAGCTCGTCGTGGGAGCCCTCCTCGACGATCTCGCCCTGCTCCATGACCAGGATGCGGTCGGCCCGCTCGATGGTCGAGAGGCGATGGGCGATGACGAAGGTGGTCCGGCCCTTGCAGACCTCTTCCAGGGCCGCCTGGATGTGGCGTTCGGATTCGGTGTCCAGCGCCGAGGTCGCCTCGTCGAGCACCAGCAGCGGGGCATCCTTGAAGATCGCCCGGGCGATGGCCAGGCGCTGGCGCTGGCCACCGGAGAGCATCAGGCCGTTCTCCCCCACCACGCTGTCGTAGCCGTGGGGCATGCGTTCGATGAACTCATGGGCATGGGCGGCCCGGGCCGCGGCCTCGATGGCCGCCGGGTCGGCGTCCGTCACGCCGTAGGCGATGTTGTCGGCGATGCTCGCGTTGAACAGGGTGACCTGCTGGGAGACCAGGGCGATCTGGCGGCGCAGCGGGGCCAGGCGGTACTCGCCCTGCTCCACCCCGTCGATCAACAGCCGTCCCGCCGTGGGGCGGTAGAAGCGCGGCAGCAGCCCGACCAGGGTCGACTTGCCGCTGCCGGAGCGACCGACGATGGCGACCATCTCGCCGGGCGCGACCTCCAGGTCGATCCCCTTGAGCACCTCGGGCTGGTCGTCGCCGTAGGCGAAGCGCACCCCCTCGAAG includes the following:
- the rne gene encoding ribonuclease E translates to MKRMLINATQPEELRVALVDGQRLYDLDIESGAREQKKANIYRGKITRVEPSLEAAFVDFGADRHGFLPLKEVSRDYFLKEPSGRPSIKEVLKEGQEVIVQVDKEERGNKGAALTTFISLAGRFLVLMPNNPRAGGISRRIEGEERSQLKEAMSQLTVPDKMGLIVRTAGIGRSPEELQWDLDYLVQVWESITEEAGKRAAPFLIYRESNVIIRAMRDYLRQDIGEVLIDNEAIHQEALAFIRQVMPSYQQKIKLYVDEVPLFSRFQIESQIETAYEREVKLPSGGSIVIDHTEALVSIDINSARATRGSDIEETALQTNLEAADEIARQLRLRDIGGLVVIDFIDMSPARNQREVENRTRDALKLDRARVQIGRISRFGLMEMSRQRLRPSLGETSGVVCPRCDGQGTIRDVRSLSLSIMRLIEEEAMKERSAQIRAILPVPVATYLLNEKRSVLAEIERRQDVRVVMLPNPDMDTPHYDVQRLRDDHVDEEGTANLSSFELSTDTEVGKEPEAAFGKPVQRAEAAVKTVIHHEPAPASLQKEEAQAPAAKAPTADKPSAAKASGAKAPTAKAPTAKPAAEPEGGVLGRLVKGLAKLLGGEETPAGQEKAPAARRSESTEAGDQAARKPAARDDDRGGRQRRQRNDQRRGTPRQDGGRDEGKASGAEGRDNRGNRGGRGRGRQDDNRQAPRQQDAPKARDDKPRDEKLREEARRQKPSDKPAEKAAEKPSDKRADKPAASEPVDDGKPKRTRNNPRNRTRKHAINPKAEAEQQRLQAEAAEAPKDAPVAAEANAEPKPAETKPEPKAEQKPAEAKSEPKAEQKPAEAKSEPKAEQKPAAEAKSEPKAEQKPAAEAKSEPKAEQKPAEAKSEPKAEQKPAAEAKSEPKAEQKPAEAKSEPKAEQKPAEAKSEPKAEPKAEQKPAEAKPEPKAEQQPAEAKPEPKAEQKPAEAKSEPKAEQKSAEAKPEPKAEEKAEQKPAEAKPEPKAEEKAEQKPAEVKPEPKAEPKAEQKAAEAKPEPKAEQKPAEAKPEQKPAEAKPEQKPAEEKAESEPQPAAKASRRRGRRAHNDPREIRRREQEAKAQDGQQG
- the murB gene encoding UDP-N-acetylmuramate dehydrogenase codes for the protein MLHADHPLTDANTLGLPCVAERYAAPATLDALREALALARRHDWPLTVLGGGSNLILPARLPGLVLQPAMAQWWLEERDDGIRVHAEAAVEWHALVMALAKRGLWGAENLALIPGHCGAAPIQNIGAYGVELGDLLEAVHLVYLDDGREAVLSASDCAFGYRDSVFKGALSGRMVITRLVLRVSTEPRPRLGYGDLAGRLDPAPTALEVAEAVCAIRREKLPDPATLGNAGSFFKNPLVDGEHARRLLAEHPDLPHFPQPDGRVKLAAGWLIDRCGLKGWRRGHFGVHDRQALVLVHFGGGSTEELLGFAGEVAARVRERFGVVLEREPRRAG
- a CDS encoding low molecular weight protein-tyrosine-phosphatase, whose product is MRVLFVCLGNICRSPTAEGVFRAHLERAGLAARVEVDSCGIGPWHVGKAPDARAREAALRRGIDLSALRARQLAAEDFARFDYVLAMDHDNLAAIEAQRPASSEAVVGLFLAYAGWPERAVPDPYFGDEGGFETVLDLIEEASRGLVAEIAARLEATP
- the kdsB gene encoding 3-deoxy-manno-octulosonate cytidylyltransferase → MSGDDAFIAVIPARHASSRLPGKPLAEIAGEPMVAHVWRRAGASRAARVVVATDDARIREALAPLGAEVVMTRDDHPSGTDRLAEVAERLGLADDAVLVNVQGDEPLIPPALIDQVADRLFDDPEASIATLAEPISDVETLFNPNAVKVVRALSGRALYFSRAPIPWDRDAFARRPERLETDAWLRHIGLYAYRAGFLADYRDWPPSPLEQLEQLEQLRALHHGHAIQVALARVPHPAGVDTEADLARVRALLEGQDREGDA
- a CDS encoding Trm112 family protein, translating into MDKELLAMLVCPLCKGKLRYHREALELECRFDGLAYPIRDGIPVMLPEEARAMSVDETLHDSPGRTGEA
- the lpxK gene encoding tetraacyldisaccharide 4'-kinase, with the translated sequence MSGLGERWLTAAYRGDAWLGVLRPLEALYRLAVRRRAAAYASGRRPIWRAPVPVIVVGNVTLGGTGKSPLVAWLGRHLAERGWTPGILSRGYGGHSDRYPLLVDAQTPVAACGDEPRMLADQTGLPVVVDPDRPRGARRLLEAGCDILIGDDGLQHLALGRDLELVVVDGRRGLGNGRCLPAGPLREPASRLERVDAVVINGAPIVAPPAGAHRMALEPAAWRRLGDGRRFPLSPRPFAGPVHAIAGIGHPPRFFATLAEQGVEAIPHAFADHHRYTAEELAFGDDRPLVMTAKDAVKCRGLAPDESWVLEVEARPDAGFVDWLARRLDGLSSSHPSPGETRTST